GTGCAGAACATCTTGGCCATGGCCGCCTGGGCCTCGCTCAGCGCGCCCTCGGCGTGCAGCTGGGCCATCCGCACCGCCATCGCCTGGGAGGCGGTGATGTTGCCGAGCATGCGGGACAGCAGGTCCTGGATGAGCTGGAAGCTCCCGATCGGCTTGCCGAACTGCTCGCGCTCCACCGCGTAGGCGCGGGCCGCCTCGTAGGCGCCGATCGAACAGCCGATGGCCTGCCAGGCCACACCGCCGCGGGTGACCTTGAGGACGCGTGCGGTGTCGCGGAAGGAGTCGGCCCGCTGGAGTCGGTTCTCCTCCGGGACCCGGACGTCGTCCAGGACGATGTGGGCGTTCTGCACACCGCGCAGGGCGATCTTGCCCTCCAGCTTGCGGGCGGTGAAGCCGGGAGTGCCCTTTTCCACGACGAAGCCCTTGACCTGCCCGTCCGCCTCGTCGCGGGCCCAGATCACCACCAGGTCGGCGAACGTGCCGTTGCCGATCCAGCGCTTCTCGCCGTTGAGCACCCACTCACCGCCGTCACGGCGGGCCGTGGTCAGCAGTCCGCGGGCCGTGCCGGAACCGACCAGCGGCTCGGTCAGACCGAACGCGCCGATCTTGCGCCACTCCACCATCTGCGGCAGCCAGCGCTGCCGCTGCTCGTCGGAGCCGCACTCACGGATGGAGCCCATGCCCAGCCCGCTGTGCACGCCGTAGAAAGTGGCGAACGAAGGGTCGACGCGGGCCATCTCCATGCTGATCAGGCCGCTCAGCAGCGGGCTGCGCGCGGTGATCCCGGGGGCGTCGCCGGGGATGCCGGTGATGCCCAGGTCGCGGATCGCGTCCACCAGGTGGAGCGGGGACTCGGAACGGGCCCACAGCTCGCCGGCGGTCGGTTCCACCTTGTCGGCGAGGAAGGAGCGGATGCGCTCCAGCGTCTGCCGTTCCTCGGGTTCGAGCAGGTCCTTGATCCTGAAGAAGTCGCCCTCGACGGCGAACGGATCCATCTTCTTGTGGTGCGTGGCCATGATCGCCCTTCCGTGTCGGAGAAACATGCGGGGCACCGGTCCCGGGTTCCCCGGACACCTGGCGGGTGAGTCCTCACTCGCGCTTTCGGCCCACCGCTGGTCGGCTGCTCTTCCAGTGCACGCCCGGAACACCCCATAGGTCAAAGACGAAAAAACGACCAGGGCCCAAGGAGATACCAATGCCGTCCTCGCGCCGAGCACTCCGGTACATATCCCCGCAGAATGGGATCAAATATCCGGCGAACCAGCGGAGGCGGCTCGGTGATGCGTGACAGCGCCGAGGACGGCGAGGGGCCGATCGAGGAGCAGCCCGGGCTGTACGACGAGGAGGACCCGGCCACCCCTGAGGACGAGGACTACGAGGAGACGGCCGACGCGGACGACGCGGTTCACGACGATATGGCCGACGCGGACGACGAGGTCTACGACGGCACGGCCGGTCCGGACGAGGAGCCCGCCGTCCGGAGGAGGGCGGCCGACGCGGACCCCGATGTCTTCCTCGACGTCCCGGTGCTCAAGGTAGACCAGATCGACCTGGACGTGGAGGACCTGCGGGCGCACGTCTCGCTCCAGGCCGAGGTGCTGGATCTGCTGAGGCTGAACGTGGGCGCCGATGTCGCGCTGGGCCGGGTGCATCTGGGCATCTCGGGGGTGGAGGCGCAGGCCCGGCTGGAGGTGCGGCTCGACAACGTGGCGACGATCATCAACCGCGTGCTCACCACGCTCGACCGCAATCCGCAGATCCTCGAGGAGCTGACCCGCGGGGTGGGGTCCGCCGTGCGGGACGTCGGCAGCGGGGCGCGGCAGGCCGTCGGCGAGCTGGGTACGGGCGCGAGCAGGGCGGTCGCCGACCTCGGCAGCGGAGCCGGGTCGGCCGTGCGGGACGTGGGCCGAGGCGCCGGCCGAGGGGTCGAGGGCGTGGCCCGCGGGGCCGGCCAGGCGGTGGAGGGCGTGGGCCGTGGCGCCGGCCAGGCGGTCGAAGGTGTAGGGCGGGGCGCCGGTTCAGCGGTGGAAGGGGTGGGCCGTGGCGCCGGCTCGGCGGTGGAGGGCGTCGGGCGGGGTACCGCGGGCGCCGTCGGGGACGTGGGCCGTGCGGCCGGGGGCACTGTGACGGGCGCCGTGAGCGGGGTGACCGGGGCGGTCGAGGACGTACCCGGCGTCGTCGGGGAAGCAGCGGGTGCCGTGGAGGACGTGCCGGAGGCCACCGAGATCGCGTCGGGTGCCGTCGACATCGTGCCGGAGGCCGCCGAGGCCGCGCCGGATGTCGTCGAAGACGTGCCGGAGGCCACCGAGATCGCGTCGGATGTCGTCGAAGACGCACCTGGCGCCGTCACCGACGCGCCGGACGCCGCGCGTGGTGGCGTACGCCGGGCCGCGGCCCCCGGAGGGGCCCGGACGCGCGGGCCCGACGACGCGTTCCGGAATCCGGCAGTCCCCGGTCACGGCGGCACCCGCGCGCGCCGAGCACGTGGCGAGGACGGGAAGTCGCCGCCCCGTCCCGTGCGCCGCCGCGCCCCCAGGGAGCGGGACGAGCCGCCCTGAACGGCCGGCGCCCCGGCTCCGGACGCCGCCCATCCGCCCTGGGACATCGCGTTCCGGGCGACCGTCCGCGCCGACCGCCTCCGCTTCACGGAGGAACCGCGAACAGCGGTCCGCTTCCCCGGCACCGGGAAGCGGACATCGACGTCCCGCAGCGAGCGCACGAACCTTCCCGACGAAGTCGTCGCCGGGAAGGAGTACCGGGACGCCCTGATCGTCTACCGCCTCGCGACCCGGCTCGCCGGGCGGCCGGGGGACGGCGAAGTCACATCTTGACGCGGCGCAACTCGATGTCCCGGTTGACGAAGAGGTGCACATACCCGCATTGCCAGCAGATCAGCCCCGTCGCCGTCTCGTCCGCCCAGGCCAGTTTCATGAATTCCATGCCGGTGCTGTTGAGCTTCACGCCTCGCTCGCGGAAGAGCTCTCCTCGGCAGACCTGACAAGTGATCCGCGTGTCGCCCAGCCAGGCGTGCACCACCTTCGCCATATCCGCCCTCCCTGTACGTTCGCGCCCAGAGCAGGGCGGTGTGCTGTGCCGCGACGACCGTGCCGTACGCGGCTGTTCGGTGCCGGGAAGAACGACACCACACTTCCGGCCGAGGTTGGCGACAATTGAGCGAGATCTGAGGAAATGCACCGAGTGTGCGCTCCGTGCCGGAAACCCGGCTCGCACCGCCCGCCCGAGGGGTGCCGCGACGGGCGGACACGGCCGGCCCACTGTCTGGCGCGATCCTTGCGAACCATGGCGCCCGCGCCGTCGGCATGGGCGCAGGCGGTGATCCACGATGGTGGCGAACGGAAGGAGAGCACTCATGACCCGCATAGCCATCAACGGATTCGGCCGCATCGGACGCAACGTGCTGCGCGCGCTGCTCGAACGCGACAGCGCTCTGGAGGTCGTCGCCGTCAACGACCTCACGGAGCCCACCGTCCTGGCGCGACTGCTCGCCTACGACACGACGGCCGGCCGGCTCGGCCGGCCGGTGAGCGCCGACGGGGACACGCTCGTCGTCGACGGCCGGCGCATCAAGGTGCTGGCCGAGCGGGAGCCGGCGCGGTTGCCGTGGGCCGAACTCGGGGTGGACATCGTCCTGGAGTCGACCGGCCGTTTCACCTCGGCCAAGGCGGCCCGCGCGCATCTGGACGCGGGCGCGAGGAAGGTACTCGTCAGCGCTCCGTCGGACGGTGCCGACGTCACGCTCGCGTACGGGGTCAACACCGGGGCGTACGACGCGGCCCTGCACACGATCGTCTCGAACGCCTCCTGCACGACGAACGCGCTCGCGCCGCTGGCCTCGGTGCTGGACGAACTCGCGGGCATCGAGCACGGTTTCATGACCACGGTGCACGCCTACACCCAGGAGCAGAACCTCCAGGACGGTCCGCACCGCGACGCCCGCCGTGCGCGTGCCGCCGCCGTGAACATCGTGCCGACCACCACGGGCGCCGCCAAGGCGATCGGACTGGTGCTGCCGAATCTGGACGGCAAGCTGTCGGGTGACTCGATCCGGGTGCCGGTTCCGGTGGGCTCGATCGTGGAGCTCAACACCACCGTCAGCCGGGAGGTGTCGCGGGACGAGGTGCTGGCGGCCTACCGCGCCGCCGCCGAGGGGCCGCTCGCCGGCATCCTCGAATACTCCGAGGACCCGCTCGTGTCGTCCGACATCACGGGCAATCCGGCCTCGTCCGTCTTCGACTCGGCCCTCACTCGCGTGGATGGCCGCCATGTCAAGGTGGTCGCCTGGTACGACAACGAGTGGGGTTTCTCGAACCGCGTGCTCGACACACTCGACCTGCTCGCCGCGCGCTGACCTCACCCGGCGAGGACTGCGCGGTCACCGGCGCCCCGGACCCCCGTACGGGGCCCGGGGCGCCGCCGTGCCCGGTCAGCCGGGCAGGTCGCCGGTGTAACGGTAGATGTTCCCGGCCGAGTTGACACCCCACACGGTGCCGTCCGCGCCCGCCCCGATGTCCGACAGTCCACCGGGAATCTGCACCCACGGACTCGCGTCGTTGTTGGTGTAGTGGTAGATGTTCCCCGCCGAGTTCACGCCCCACACCGTGGTGCGGGAGCCGGCGGCGATCGCCCTCAGCCCGCCGCTGATCTGCTTCCAGTGGCCAGACTCCTGGTCGCCGGTGTAACGGTAGATGTTCCCGGCCGAGTTCACCCCCCACACCGTGCCGTCCGCACCCGCCCCGATGTCCGACAGCCCACCGGGAATCTGCACCCACGGACTCGCGTCGTTGTTCGTGTAGCGGTAGATGTTCCCCGCCGAGTTCACACCCCACACGTTCGTACGCGAACCCACCGCGATCCGCGTCAACCCACCGCTGATCTGCTTCCAGTGACCGGAGCCCTGGTCACCGGTGTAACGGTAGATGTTCCCGGCCGAGTTCACCCCCCACACCGTGCCGTCCGCACCCGCCCCGATGTCCGACAGCCCACCGGGAATCTGCACCCACGGACTCGCGTCGTTGTTGGTGTAGTGGTAGATGTTCCCCGCCGAGTTCACGCCCCACACGTTCGTACGCGAACCCACCGCGATCCGCGTCAACCCACCGCTGATCTGCTTCCAGTCGGCCATGCCGCCGACTCCCTTCGCTCGGGAAGCGCTGCCTTCGCATGCTGTCCGGGCGGAACGGTTCACCATGTAAAGCGAATTAAAGAATGATCTTCTTTATTGTCTCGAAGGGCACGTTTCGCGCCGCTGCTGCCGACCCCGACTGGCCCGCATCCACGCCCAGACGCATCGAAGTGACGCGAACCGGCGTCATCCGCACGGGTTGTCCGCGCACAAGAAATTGACGCTTTCATAAGATCATCCGCTCTATAGACTCCGCGAATGACCGGCGATCTGATTCACCTCACCGTCCTGGGCTCCGCGACGCCCCATGCCACCGTCGACAATCCGTGCTCCGGCTACCTGGTGTCCCAGGGCGCCACCCGCCTCTGGGTGGACGCGGGCAGCGGGACACTGGCGCAGTTGCAGCGGCATGTCCGGCTCGACGAGGTGGACGCGATCTGGATCTCGCACCTGCACGCCGATCACAGCGCGGATCTGCTCACCGCGTACTACGCGGTGCTGTTCGCCGACGTCCGGTTCGACGCGCCCATCCCCCTGTACGGGCCGCCGGGCACCGCCGACCGGCTGGCCCACTTCCTGACCAACACCTCGCAGCGCAGCCCCGTCGAATCCGCCTTCGCCTTCCACGAGTTGCGTGACGGGCATCATGCGAACGTCGGCGGTCTCACGCTGACCACCCGGGCGGTGGAGCACGGCATACCGGCCTTCGCCGTGCGCATCGAGGCCGGGGGCCGGTCGCTGGTCTACTCCGGGGACACCGCTCCGTGCGCCAACCTCACACGACTGGCGAAGGGATGCGACGCGCTGCTGTGCGAGGCCGAGAGCAGCCAGGCCCCGGCCGACGGCCCCCAGGCACACCACACTCCCGAGGACACCGGCGACACGGCCAGGTCGGCCGGGGCGCGCCGGTTGCTCGTCACCCACGTCGGCCCGACCCTCACCCCGGCCGAAGCGGTACGACGCGCCTCGGCCCGGTTCCCCGGCCCCGTCGACTACGCCGCCCCCGGCACCACCTTCTCGATCGGTTGAGGCAGGCGGGCGTGCCACGGCTGATGAACCGGCGCGCGGGTGCCGAACCGGCAGACGACGCGGGTGCGAACCGGCAGACGCTGCCGGGCGCTCGCGGGTCTGTCCTACGCGGCGCTCGCGCGGTCTGGCCTACGCCGCACGCATGTCTCACGCGCCGGTGACTCCGTCGATCCGCTCGCGGATGAGGTCCGCGTGACCGTTGTGACGCGCGTACTCCTCGATCATGTGCACCAGGATCCAGCGCAGGGAGACTCCCCGGTCACCGACATGACCGGCCTCCCGCTCGGGCAGCCGGCCGGAGCCGTCCAGCGCCGCTCCGTCGATCACCGCACGCCCCCGGGCAACCTCCGCCCGCCAGACGGTCATCGCCTCGTCGAGCCCGCGTTCCGGGTCGAGGGCGAAGCCGTCCGGGTTGCTTGCCCCGAAGGCCGGCGGCACGTCCCGGCCGGCGAACACCCGCTGGAACCAGTCGCGTTCCACCTCGGCCACGCTTCCAGCATGGCGCGCTCGGCCGTCGGCGCCGCCCCTACGCCCGACCGCCGCCCGGAGCGGCGGCCTCCAGGTCGTTGATGGTGCCCGACATGATCGTGCGCACGTGCTCGGTGATGTGCTCCGCGGGCCAGTCCCACCAGGCCACCGCGAGCAGCCGGGCGATCTCCTCGTCGGAGTAGCGGGTGCGGATGAGACGGGCCGGGTTGCCACCGACGATGCCGTAGTCGGGTACGTCGGCGGTGACCACGGCGCCGGAGCCGATGATCGCGCCGTGTCCGATCCGTACGCCCGGCATCACCGTCGTGCCGTGGCCGAACCAGACGTCGTTGCCGACGACGGTGTCTCCCCGGTTCGGCAGGTCGGTGAGCAGGTCGAAGTGGTCGGCCCAGGAGCCGCCCATGGTGGGGAACGGAAACGTGGAAGGGCCGTCCATACGGTGGTTGGCGCCGTTCATGATGAACCGCACCCCCGTCCCCAGCGCACAGAATTTACCGATGATCAGCTTTTCCGGACCGTAGTGGTAGAGCACGTTGCGGGTCTCGAACGCGGTGGGGTCGTCCGGGTCGTCGTAGTACGAGTACTCCCCGACCTCGATCAGCGGGGACTTCACCAGCGGCTTGAGCAGGACCACGCGAGGCTGTCCGGGCATGGGGTGCAGGACGGTCGGATCGGCGGGTACGGGCATGGCGGGTCCCTCGGTGCTTGAGAAGCGATGGTGAACCGGTCCATGATCGCGTCGCTGCGCCGTCCCGGCCCACCTGTTTTCGGCCCCGCCGCCGTCCCGGTTCACGGCGGCGGCCGAGGGGCCGGCCAGCTCGTCAGCGGGGACGACTTGCGAGTCACCGAGCCGGGAGAACTCGCCC
This is a stretch of genomic DNA from Streptomyces rubradiris. It encodes these proteins:
- a CDS encoding tectonin domain-containing protein; this translates as MADWKQISGGLTRIAVGSRTNVWGVNSAGNIYHYTNNDASPWVQIPGGLSDIGAGADGTVWGVNSAGNIYRYTGDQGSGHWKQISGGLTRIAVGSRTNVWGVNSAGNIYRYTNNDASPWVQIPGGLSDIGAGADGTVWGVNSAGNIYRYTGDQESGHWKQISGGLRAIAAGSRTTVWGVNSAGNIYHYTNNDASPWVQIPGGLSDIGAGADGTVWGVNSAGNIYRYTGDLPG
- a CDS encoding DUF664 domain-containing protein, which encodes MAEVERDWFQRVFAGRDVPPAFGASNPDGFALDPERGLDEAMTVWRAEVARGRAVIDGAALDGSGRLPEREAGHVGDRGVSLRWILVHMIEEYARHNGHADLIRERIDGVTGA
- the gap gene encoding type I glyceraldehyde-3-phosphate dehydrogenase, whose protein sequence is MTRIAINGFGRIGRNVLRALLERDSALEVVAVNDLTEPTVLARLLAYDTTAGRLGRPVSADGDTLVVDGRRIKVLAEREPARLPWAELGVDIVLESTGRFTSAKAARAHLDAGARKVLVSAPSDGADVTLAYGVNTGAYDAALHTIVSNASCTTNALAPLASVLDELAGIEHGFMTTVHAYTQEQNLQDGPHRDARRARAAAVNIVPTTTGAAKAIGLVLPNLDGKLSGDSIRVPVPVGSIVELNTTVSREVSRDEVLAAYRAAAEGPLAGILEYSEDPLVSSDITGNPASSVFDSALTRVDGRHVKVVAWYDNEWGFSNRVLDTLDLLAAR
- a CDS encoding CatB-related O-acetyltransferase, which codes for MPVPADPTVLHPMPGQPRVVLLKPLVKSPLIEVGEYSYYDDPDDPTAFETRNVLYHYGPEKLIIGKFCALGTGVRFIMNGANHRMDGPSTFPFPTMGGSWADHFDLLTDLPNRGDTVVGNDVWFGHGTTVMPGVRIGHGAIIGSGAVVTADVPDYGIVGGNPARLIRTRYSDEEIARLLAVAWWDWPAEHITEHVRTIMSGTINDLEAAAPGGGRA
- a CDS encoding acyl-CoA dehydrogenase family protein, with translation MATHHKKMDPFAVEGDFFRIKDLLEPEERQTLERIRSFLADKVEPTAGELWARSESPLHLVDAIRDLGITGIPGDAPGITARSPLLSGLISMEMARVDPSFATFYGVHSGLGMGSIRECGSDEQRQRWLPQMVEWRKIGAFGLTEPLVGSGTARGLLTTARRDGGEWVLNGEKRWIGNGTFADLVVIWARDEADGQVKGFVVEKGTPGFTARKLEGKIALRGVQNAHIVLDDVRVPEENRLQRADSFRDTARVLKVTRGGVAWQAIGCSIGAYEAARAYAVEREQFGKPIGSFQLIQDLLSRMLGNITASQAMAVRMAQLHAEGALSEAQAAMAKMFCTTRMRETVAWAREVFGGNGILLEYKAARFFADAEALYSYEGTRDMNSLIVGRAATGISAFV
- a CDS encoding MBL fold metallo-hydrolase codes for the protein MTGDLIHLTVLGSATPHATVDNPCSGYLVSQGATRLWVDAGSGTLAQLQRHVRLDEVDAIWISHLHADHSADLLTAYYAVLFADVRFDAPIPLYGPPGTADRLAHFLTNTSQRSPVESAFAFHELRDGHHANVGGLTLTTRAVEHGIPAFAVRIEAGGRSLVYSGDTAPCANLTRLAKGCDALLCEAESSQAPADGPQAHHTPEDTGDTARSAGARRLLVTHVGPTLTPAEAVRRASARFPGPVDYAAPGTTFSIG